A single window of Aphidius gifuensis isolate YNYX2018 linkage group LG1, ASM1490517v1, whole genome shotgun sequence DNA harbors:
- the LOC122854619 gene encoding tight junction protein ZO-1 isoform X2: MYGNSNRIYNNGNYNTLPISAQLGYFFPINGIYCIDTPSQRQRQQSESSLSSLNSSHDNCPEVNDTRRLSSYPDQQNGSVSSINLDNSTQQNHHRASCVFQNIQNGNLPNGEQILEVLDEPVDEPVGDRGWEVHHVTVTRVPGYGFGIAVSGGRDNPHFTNGDTAIAISDVLKAGPAEGKLQVNDRIISANGVSLEGAIYGAAVQVLRDCGGTVLLVVKRRSQNIQNIIPQCHRLTLTRNNKKDDFGIILGCRLFVKEVTREGTGAKPGDIVTCIGGIAVDNMSVKEARKMMDQCKDRLSIVVTRDTPVNANLTTGKTDNGEYLSGASYSSQNLYVPPPTRQTIDDKSNLAPRGRSRGPLMDVSLSQLDLPATPTVDPPRPPPPRPEDYYSSRRQLYDEDPLSQRSKQPMPDPRFITFQKEGSTGVRLAGGNETGVFVTAVQPGSPASLQGLQPGDKILKVNDMDMKNVTREEAVLFLLSLEEQIDLIVQHRRHEYEQIITTERGDSFHIKTHFHYEQPDKNEMSFRSGDVFHVIDTLYNGVVGSWQVFKIGGNNQEVQKGIIPNKARAEELATAQFNATKKELSASESRGSFFRRRRGSHRRSKSLGRDHWDDVVFSDSVSKFPAYERVVLRHPGFIRPIVLFGPIADIARENLLKDFQDKFTSPQMENQIDESGKSTKSSGIIRLSAIREVMDRGKHALLDITPNAVDRLNYAQFYPIVIFLKAESKQVIKEMRAGIPKSAHKSSKKLLEQCQKLDKIWGHVFSAVIKLTTPDTWYKKLRELIDYQQQSLLWMSQTKPEEALSDDFLFPMTSRLSYASSPESDLELNSAPPLSGALGQPSRLKSSSDPSIATQDDTTAPPPYTSSYQAFEQQQQQQQQQQQQLQQHQQQQQQQQQQQQQQQKQIQTIPGDSKYGFSTSSSVNDQLNSSQYPAGHTQTRSPHQGPPDLPPRIDRNVKPPNQNTNSRGTTGRSAVERLFNNKNESTLDMGNYSNSTPHRTNPSSSSLERAQLKASSYDSMSSYDSYNTNGNATYTATTINQTSAGRLGPNVPDDLKTGNIPAQRSHDPYRFTRTGTQQILNQQDPQTRTDYAKYSRTGDQKTIPTTPGKLGGTYKPVPPPKPKNYRPPQKQQISQDENNGGNMYQHAKNYSMNTSHLYNGVENGVNSQRNSGQFYYNVPPPNREGNYHINSNHSHNHTSPNHNHSLSHTHSNPPITSHSHSNSAGQLTLGHSHNRNNGINGHSHSNSHGGTTHVSSSGGSGGGGSGGGNSNHNREPSGLNLAGSREQRGSAFELYRKPPLHHHNVRSTGITRGVFDIRGGKLEGPGGVSLTIPPGAVPPKIHQEIYFAVTSPHNIDAHNNRKNIGPRASLSPPMHNGESLLSPLVECGPRGLEFKVPVELRIPHNATPAHKLALKTADIDARSSNDWLDVRLPEQTSDHILVKLDHF, translated from the exons atgtatggTAATTCAAatagaatttataataatggtaattatAATACATTACCAATATCAGCACAATTGGgatatttttttcctataaaTGGTATTTATTGTATTGATACACCATCACAAAGACAACGTCAACAAAgtgaatcatcattatcatcattaaattcatcTCATGataattg tcctGAAGTAAATGATACGAGGAGGTTGAGTAGTTATCCAGATCAACAAAATGGATCAGTGTCATCAATTAATTTGGATAATTCAACtcaacaaaatcatcatcGTGCATCATGtgtatttcaaaatattcaaaatggtAATTTACCAAATGGTGAACAGATACTTGAAGTTTTGGATGAACCGGTTGATGAACCC GTTGGTGATAGAGGATGGGAAGTTCATCATGTAACAGTAACACGAGTACCTGGTTATGGTTTTGGTATTGCTGTATCTGGTGGTCGTGATAATCCACATTTTACAAATGGTGATACAGCAATAGCAATATCAGATGTATTAAAAGCTGGACCAGCTGAGGGTAAATTACAAGTTAATGATCGTATTATATCAGCAAATGGAGTATCACTTGAAGGAGCTATTTATGGTGCTGCTGTACAAGTATTACGTGATTGTGGTGGTACAGTATTACTTGTTGTTAAAAGAAGATcacaaaatatacaaaatataataccACAATGTCATCGTTTAACATtaacaagaaataataaaaaagatgattttGGTATTATACTTGGTTGTCGTTTATTTGTAAAAGAAGTTACACGTGAAGGTACTGGTGCTAAACCAGGTGATATTGTAACATGTATTGGTGGTATTGCTGTTGATAATATGAGTGTTAAAGAAGCTAGAAAAATGATGGATCAATGTAAAGATCGtttatcaattgttgttaCAAGAGATACACCAGTTAATGCAAATTTAACAACAGGTAAAACTGATAATGGTGAATATTTATCTGGTGCAAGTTATAGTAGTCAAAATCTTTATGTTCCACCACCAACAAGACaaacaattgatgataaaagtaATTTAGCACCAAGAGGAAGATCTAGAGGTCCACTTATGGATGTTTCATTGAGTCAACTTGATTTACCAGCAACACCAACAGTTGATCCACCaagaccaccaccaccaagacCAGaag attattatAGTTCAAGACGGCAGCTGTATGATGAAGATCCACTTTCACAAAGATCCAAACAACCAAT gcCAGATCCACGTTTTATAACATTTCAAAAAGAAGGTTCAACTGGTGTACGTTTAGCTGGTGGTAATGAAACTGGTGTATTTGTAACAGCTGTACAACCAGGAAGTCCAGCATCATTACAAGGACTTCAACCAGGTGATAAAATACTTAAAGTAAATGATATGGATATGAAAAATGTAACACGTGAAGAagcagtattatttttattgagtcTTGAAGAACAAATTGATCTTATTGTTCAACATCGTAGACATGAATatgaacaaataataacaactgaACGTGGTGATTCATTTCATATTAAAACACATTTTCATTATGAACAAccagataaaaatgaaatgagtTTTAGAAGTGGTGATGTATTTCATGTTATTGATACATTATATAATGGTGTTGTTGGTTCATGgcaagtatttaaaattggtGGAAATAATCAAGAAGTACAAAAAGGTATTATTCCAAATAAAGCAAGAGCTGAAGAATTAGCAACAGCACAATTTAATGCAACTAAAAAAGAATTAAGTGCAAGTGAGAGTCGTGGTAGTTTTTTTCGTAGAAGAAGAGGTAGTCATAGACGTTCAAAATCACTTGGACGTGATCATTGGGATGATGTTGTATTTTCTGATAGTGTTAGTAAATTTCCAGCATATGAAAGAGTTGTTTTACGTCATCCTGGTTTTATTAGACCAATTGTATTATTTGGACCAATTGCTGATATTGcaagagaaaatttattaaaagattttcaagataaatttaCATCACCACAAATGGaaaatcaaattgatgaaagtGGTAAAAGCACAAAATCATCTGGTATAATACGTTTAAGTGCAATTAGAGAAGTTATGGATAGAGGAAAACATGCATTACTTGATATAACACCAAATGCAGTTGATAGACTTAATTATGCTCAATTTTATccaattgttatatttttaaaagcagAATCAAAGCAAGTTATCAAAGAAATGAGAGCTGGAATACCAAA gTCAGCACATAAGAGTAGTAAAAAATTGTTGGAACAATGTCAGAAGCTCGACAAAATATGGGGTCATGTATTTAGTgctgttattaaattaacaacaccCGACACTTGGTACAAAAAATTACGTGAATTAATAGACTATCAACAACAGAGTCTTTTATGGATGAGTCAAACCAAG CCGGAAGAGGCTTTGTCGGATGATTTCCTGTTCCCGATGACATCACGCCTGTCCTACGCATCCTCCCCAGAGAGTGATTTGGAATTGAATTCCGCACCTCCTTTATCTGGTGCCTTGGGACAACCATCAAGATTAAAAAGTAGCTCAGATCCAAGTATTGCAACTCAAGATGATACAACAGCTCCACCACCATACACATCAAGCTATCag gCATTtgaacaacaacagcaacagcaacaacagcagcagcaacaacttcaacaacatcagcaacaacaacaacaacaacaacaacaacaacagcaacaacaaaaacaaattcaaacaATACCCGGTGATAGTAAATATGgtttttcaacatcatcatcagttaATGATCAGCTTAATTCATCACAATATCCTGCTGGCCATACACAAACAAGATCACCTCATCAAGGACCACCAGATCTTCCACCGAGAATTGATCGTAATGTTAAACCACcaaatcaaaatacaaattCAAGAGGAACAACTGGACGATCAGCTGTTgaaagattatttaataataaaaatgaatcaacaTTAGATATGGGAAATTATAGTAATTCAACACCACACAGAACAaatccatcatcatcatcacttgaACGTGCTCAACTTAAAGCTAGTAGTTATGATAGTATGTCATCATATGATTCATATAATACTAATGGAAATGCAACTTATACTGcaacaacaattaatcaaACTTCTGCTGGACGACTTGGACCAAATGTTcctgatgatttaaaaactGGTAATATACCAGCTCAAAGATCACATGATCCATATAGATTTACAAGAACTGGAActcaacaaatattaaatcaacaagATCCACAAACACGAACTGATTATGCAAAGTACag tCGAACTGGAGATCAAAAAACAATACCAACAACACCTGGAAAACTAGGTGGTACATATAAACCTGTTCCACCACcaaaaccaaaaaattatcGTCCTccacaaaaacaacaaatatcacaagatgaaaataatggaGGAAATATGTATCAACatgcaaaaaattattctatgaATACATCACATCTTTACAATGGC GTAGAAAATGGAGTAAATTCTCAACGTAATAGTGgacaattttattacaatgttCCACCACCAAATCGTGAAGgaaattatcatataaattcaaatcatTCACATAATCATACATCACCAAATCACAATCACAGTCTTAGTCATACACATTCAAATCCACCAATAACATCACATTCACATAGCAATAGTGCTGGACAATTGACACTTGGCCATTCACATAATCGTAATAATGGTATTAATGGTCATAGTCATAGTAACAGTCATGGTGGTACAACTCATGTATCATCCAGTGGTGGTAGCGGCGGCGGTGGTAGTGGTGGAGGTAATTCAAATCACAATAGAGAACCAAGTGGTTTAAATCTTGCAGGAAGTCGTGAACAACGAGGAAGTGCATTTGAATTATATAGAAAACCTCCTCTACATCATCACAATGTCag GAGTACGGGTATCACAAGGGGGGTATTTGATATCAGGGGTGGTAAACTTGAGGGACCAGGTGGTGTTAGTTTAACAATACCACCTGGTGCAGTACCTCCAAAAATACATCAAGAGATCTACTTTGCAGTTACATCACCACATAATATTGATGCacataataatagaaaaaatattggtCCTCGTGCTTCTTTATCACCACCAATGCACAATG GTGAATCTTTGTTGAGTCCTTTAGTTGAGTGTGGACCTCGTGGACTTGAATTTAAGGTTCCAGTTGAATTGCGAATTCCTCATAATGCAACACCAGCTCATAAATTAGCTCTAAAAACAGCCGATATTGATGCAAGATCAAGCAATGATTGGCTTGACGTTAGACTTCCTGAACAAACATCAGATCATATACTCGTTAAACttgatcatttttaa